In Dehalogenimonas etheniformans, one genomic interval encodes:
- a CDS encoding aspartate aminotransferase family protein, whose amino-acid sequence MVDWMEIEKKHFMRTVERAPLTIVKGQGSHVWDESGKKYLDFVAGWAVNSLGHCHPAVVEAVRRQVGELIQTSNHYYTIPQLQLAQLLVENSSLDKIFLCNSGAEATEGAVKLARRYGKLHLDGAYEVITGTGSFHGRTLAMVSASGQLKHQAPYTPLPAGFINVEYNNIEAIKKATSRTVCAVMLEPVQGEGGVNVPSPDYLKEVRRWCDEKGIVLILDEIQTGIGRTGTLFAHQSFGIEPDIMSLAKGLGGGLPIGAIMAKDKFSVFTFGEHGSTFGGNPVTCAAAFETLKFILENDVPRNAYDMGQRLTERLNGLSAKHPGLITNIRGKGLLMAVQFSSDIAKTLAQKCLEAGLLVNDVKPNAIRLMPALTITAGEIDEAVDLLDKAITRLGVGN is encoded by the coding sequence ATCGAGAAAAAACATTTTATGCGGACGGTGGAACGCGCTCCGCTGACGATCGTTAAGGGCCAGGGAAGCCACGTTTGGGACGAGTCCGGTAAAAAATACCTTGACTTCGTGGCGGGTTGGGCGGTGAATTCCCTGGGCCATTGCCATCCGGCGGTGGTCGAAGCGGTGCGTCGCCAGGTCGGCGAACTCATCCAAACCTCCAACCATTATTACACAATTCCGCAGCTTCAACTGGCCCAGCTTCTTGTTGAAAATAGCTCGCTCGATAAGATATTTTTGTGCAACTCCGGGGCGGAGGCTACTGAAGGCGCGGTCAAGCTGGCCCGCCGGTATGGGAAGCTACATTTAGACGGCGCTTACGAGGTGATTACCGGCACCGGTTCCTTCCACGGCCGGACGCTGGCCATGGTTTCCGCCTCAGGTCAACTCAAACACCAGGCGCCCTATACCCCCCTGCCCGCCGGCTTCATTAACGTTGAGTACAACAACATCGAAGCGATCAAGAAAGCCACTTCAAGAACCGTTTGCGCAGTGATGCTTGAACCAGTGCAGGGCGAGGGAGGGGTCAACGTGCCGTCGCCGGATTACCTGAAAGAGGTCCGCCGCTGGTGCGATGAAAAAGGTATCGTCCTGATTCTTGACGAGATCCAGACCGGCATCGGACGGACCGGAACCCTCTTCGCTCACCAGTCCTTCGGTATTGAGCCTGATATCATGTCGTTGGCCAAGGGTTTGGGTGGTGGTCTACCCATCGGTGCCATCATGGCCAAGGATAAATTTTCGGTTTTCACCTTCGGTGAGCACGGGTCGACCTTCGGCGGCAACCCGGTGACCTGCGCCGCCGCCTTCGAGACTTTGAAATTCATCCTCGAGAACGATGTACCTCGAAACGCCTATGACATGGGCCAACGTCTCACCGAACGCCTCAACGGTCTTTCAGCAAAGCATCCCGGTCTTATCACTAATATCCGTGGCAAGGGCTTGTTGATGGCGGTCCAATTTTCGAGTGACATCGCCAAAACACTTGCCCAGAAATGTCTTGAGGCCGGCCTTCTAGTTAACGACGTAAAACCCAACGCCATCCGGTTGATGCCGGCTCTGACCATCACTGCCGGTGAGATAGACGAGGCTGTTGATCTTCTTGATAAAGCAATCACCCGCTTGGGCGTCGGCAATTGA
- the argH gene encoding argininosuccinate lyase: protein MSHVRSRFDKPADEMVVKYTTSLPFDKRLYHEDVRGSIAHARMLAKQGIIPPFDALEIIRGLLEVEIEINDGKFEFKPEMEDIHMAIEARLKEKIGEAAGRLHTARSRNDQVATDLRLYMKDVIIWTLESIKSLQSACVGLAENNPDVIVPGYTHLQPAQPVLLAHHFLAYFEMLQRDKERFTDCLKRTDVLPLGSGALTGVAYNIDRAFVAKELGFSSISRNSLDAVSDRDFVVEYLAAASLTMMHLSRLSEEMVIWSGAEFGFIEMDDAYATGSSIMPQKKNPDVAELCRGKTGRVYGHLLGLLTTLKGLPLAYNRDLQEDKEAIFDATDTLLMSLKVVSGMVETIKIRPEKMLKSVDRSYLLATDLADYLVKKGETFRNAHGIVGRLVSHCIKEGKTFSELPLDEYRRFSPMFDQDVFGITVVTSVDSKNNPGGTARDRVEQALAEAKALLSGS from the coding sequence ATGAGTCACGTTCGTAGTCGCTTCGATAAGCCTGCAGACGAAATGGTGGTCAAGTACACGACATCACTACCATTCGACAAGCGCCTATATCATGAGGACGTTCGAGGATCTATTGCCCATGCCAGGATGCTTGCCAAGCAGGGAATAATTCCGCCGTTCGATGCCCTTGAGATTATAAGAGGGCTCCTGGAAGTTGAAATTGAGATCAACGATGGCAAATTTGAGTTCAAACCTGAGATGGAAGACATCCACATGGCCATCGAGGCGAGACTCAAAGAAAAGATCGGGGAGGCAGCAGGACGACTTCACACCGCCCGGAGCCGAAACGATCAGGTTGCCACCGACCTGCGTTTGTACATGAAGGACGTCATCATTTGGACACTTGAATCGATCAAATCTTTGCAGTCGGCATGCGTAGGATTGGCTGAGAACAATCCCGATGTTATCGTACCCGGATATACTCATCTTCAACCCGCCCAACCGGTCCTCCTGGCGCATCACTTTCTAGCTTATTTCGAGATGCTGCAGCGCGATAAAGAGCGTTTCACCGATTGCTTGAAGCGCACCGATGTTTTGCCTTTGGGCAGCGGAGCTTTGACGGGCGTCGCCTATAATATCGACCGCGCCTTCGTAGCTAAAGAGCTTGGCTTCTCGTCGATCAGCCGGAACAGCCTTGATGCGGTGTCTGATAGGGACTTTGTGGTCGAATACCTGGCCGCCGCCTCCCTGACCATGATGCACCTGTCGCGGCTCTCTGAGGAAATGGTCATCTGGAGCGGGGCTGAATTTGGGTTCATAGAGATGGACGATGCTTACGCCACAGGCTCATCTATTATGCCGCAGAAGAAAAACCCAGATGTCGCCGAACTTTGCCGCGGTAAGACAGGCCGCGTTTATGGTCACCTCTTGGGGCTCCTGACTACCTTAAAAGGATTGCCCCTGGCTTACAACCGGGATCTTCAGGAAGATAAAGAAGCTATCTTTGACGCCACGGATACCTTATTGATGTCTCTTAAAGTGGTTAGCGGCATGGTTGAGACTATCAAAATCAGACCGGAGAAGATGCTGAAATCTGTTGACCGCAGCTACCTGCTTGCCACGGACCTCGCCGACTACCTTGTTAAAAAAGGGGAAACCTTCAGGAATGCCCACGGCATCGTCGGGCGGCTGGTCAGCCATTGCATCAAGGAAGGCAAGACCTTCTCTGAGTTACCGCTTGACGAATACCGAAGATTCTCCCCCATGTTCGATCAGGATGTTTTCGGAATCACCGTTGTAACGTCGGTCGATTCAAAGAACAATCCTGGGGGAACGGCGCGAGATCGAGTCGAACAGGCGCTCGCTGAGGCCAAGGCATTACTTTCTGGATCATAA
- a CDS encoding argininosuccinate synthase yields MAEKVVLAYSGGLDTSAAIPWLKEHYGMDVITLTIDVGNERDFTLIREKALKVGAIKALIVDARKEFIEDYIWKTLAAGAIYENEYPLATAIGRPLIAKLLVDVALAEGATAIAHGCTGKGNDQVRFDVATAALAPQLKVIAPAREWGMTRLQTIEYAKKFKIPLPVSAKNPYSVDENLWGRSCECGILEDPWVEPPIDAFAWTREVKDTPEKPAYVTIGFKQGSPVTLNNRRMDGVTLVSTLNEIAGAHGIGRIDHIENRLVGIKSRETYEAPAAVVLLAAHAALETLTLAKDQARFKAKVAQEYADLVYNGLWFSAHKADLDAYVKNTQKYVTGSVRLKLERGGFRVVGRKSPYSLYSHGLATYETGDTFDASAAVGFIKLWGLPVRTQARAQTLK; encoded by the coding sequence ATGGCTGAAAAAGTGGTTTTGGCATATTCCGGCGGTCTCGACACTTCTGCCGCAATCCCATGGCTCAAAGAACATTACGGCATGGACGTCATCACCCTGACTATCGACGTGGGAAACGAACGCGATTTCACCTTGATACGTGAAAAGGCGCTCAAGGTCGGAGCCATAAAAGCCCTTATCGTTGACGCCCGGAAAGAGTTCATTGAGGATTACATCTGGAAAACCCTAGCTGCCGGGGCCATCTATGAAAATGAGTACCCATTGGCCACTGCTATCGGCCGGCCGCTTATAGCCAAACTTCTCGTCGACGTCGCCCTGGCTGAAGGCGCCACCGCCATAGCCCATGGTTGCACCGGCAAAGGCAACGACCAGGTGAGATTCGACGTAGCCACCGCCGCCCTCGCACCCCAATTGAAAGTCATTGCCCCCGCCCGCGAGTGGGGTATGACCCGCCTGCAGACCATCGAATACGCCAAGAAATTCAAAATCCCGCTGCCTGTTAGCGCCAAGAATCCCTACTCCGTCGATGAAAACCTTTGGGGTAGATCGTGCGAATGCGGCATTCTTGAAGATCCTTGGGTGGAACCCCCGATTGATGCCTTCGCCTGGACGCGTGAAGTAAAGGACACCCCTGAGAAGCCCGCTTACGTTACCATCGGTTTCAAACAGGGATCGCCCGTTACCCTAAACAACCGGCGGATGGACGGTGTAACATTGGTCTCGACATTGAACGAGATCGCCGGGGCTCATGGCATCGGGCGAATTGACCATATTGAGAATCGGCTGGTGGGTATCAAATCCCGTGAAACTTACGAAGCCCCCGCGGCGGTCGTGTTACTTGCAGCCCACGCCGCCCTCGAGACGCTGACCCTGGCTAAAGATCAGGCTCGTTTTAAGGCTAAAGTCGCCCAGGAATATGCCGACCTGGTTTACAACGGTTTGTGGTTCTCCGCACATAAGGCGGACCTGGATGCCTATGTCAAAAATACCCAGAAATACGTAACTGGTTCTGTCCGGTTGAAACTAGAGCGTGGTGGCTTCCGCGTCGTAGGGCGCAAATCTCCCTATTCACTCTACAGCCACGGCTTAGCGACCTATGAAACCGGTGACACATTCGATGCATCCGCGGCCGTCGGCTTTATCAAGCTCTGGGGTCTGCCGGTTCGTACCCAAGCCAGGGCGCAGACGCTCAAGTAG